The stretch of DNA CCCCCGCCATGCTGTTCAGACTGTGTGGATGTGAGTGGTTGAATGCCAGGCGTGCAGGCTGCTTGCAGTGCAAGGCAGGTTATCGCCGTGAATGCGGCAACTCTCGCCATCGCGCGAAACATCGAACTAAAACCCATGTGCAGCTCTCAAAGCCATGCCTTGAATCTTGATTCTACTTCATGGAGACGTCTGCCGCCTGGGTAGCCGTTCTATGTTGGGTTTTCGAAAAACGTATACTGTTGGCGCTAGCAGGAGGGGTCACCTTGTCCATCGCGAAATCTATCACGCGCATAGCGCTTTTTGTTGCGATGCTCTTCACGATCGTTCGAGTCTCTGCGCAAGAAGCGCAACCAGCCAGTTCCACGCAGGCGCCGCTAACGCTCACGCTGCAAGACGCTTTAAATCGTGCACGAGCCAACAGCGTCGCGTTCCAGGCCGCGCTTACCGATCAGGGAATCGCGCATGAGGACAAGGTGCAGGCTCGCGCCGGAGTGCTGCCCAGCGTGAACTATAACAATGAGTTTATTTACACACAGCCCAACGGCACTCCCTCGGGTGTATTCATTGCCAACAACACAGTGCATGAGTATTTAAGCCAGGGGAACGTTCATCAAGCACTGGGATACAGCAACTACGCCGACTACCGGCGTGCACGGGCGCTGGAGGCGGTGGCGCGGGCCAAGGCTGAGGTCGCCAAGCGCGGGCTGGTGGTGGCCGTGGTGCAGGGCTATTACGGGCTCATCGCATCGCAGCGCAAATACGCCAACGTGCAGCAGGCCGCGTCGGAAGCGCAGCAGTTTCTTAGCCTGAGCCAGAAGCTGGAAAACGGCGGTGAAGTTGCCCACGCTGACGTGATCAAGGCCCAGATTCAGTTTAATGATCGCCAGCGCGACCTACGCGAAGCGCAGCTTGCCATGGACAAAAGCAGACTGGACCTGGCCGTGCTCCTGTTTCCTGACTTCAACCTGAATTTCACCGTGGTCGATGACGCCCAGCTTGCTCCCCCGCTCATAAGCTTTGACGAGTTTGTGAAGGTGGCGCAGAACCGCAACCCGGATGTTCGCGCCTCGACCGCTGGCTTTCAGGCGGCAAAGTTTGAGGTAGCGTCCGCACAGAGCGCATACTTTCCCACGCTCACGCTTGACTATTTTTACGGCATTGATGCGGCGCACTTCGCCGCGCACGAACCCGACGGAACACGCAACCTGGGCTATGCTGTGGCGGCCACGTTGAACATTCCTATCTGGAATTGGGGCGCGACGCACAGCAAAGTGGTGCAAGCTAACTTGAGACGCAAGCAGGCCCAGCGCGAACTCACCATGGCGCAGCGCAAACTTCAGGCGGACATGCGGGAGTTGTATGCCGAAGCCGAGGCGGCGCACGCCGAACTGGAATTGCTGAAGAGCTCAGCTGACCTGGCAGCGGAAAGCCTGCGGCTGACCATTCTGCGCTATCAGGGCGGGGAATCGACGGTGCTGGAAGTGGTGGACGCGCAAAATACGCTCACACAGGCCCGCAATGCTTTCAGCGATGGCGAGGTCCGTGCGCGCACGGCCGTGGCGAACCTGCAAACGCTAACAGGTACAATGTGAGTGTCAGGCTCTATGAACAATAAGCGTAACGCTGGCCGCGTTGTCTCGCTCGTCGCACTGGCGATGGCATTTTCTTTTGTCACTATAGGCTGCGGTAAAGGTGAAAAAGAAGAAGCGCCCGAGGTCAGCGTGCAAGCCACGCCGGCCGCCACCGCCGATATTTCTCGCGTGGTGAACACTGAAGGCATCATCTTTCCTGTGGCCCAATCGGCAATCACCCCAAAGATAAGCGCGCCGGTAAAAAAGTTCTACGTCGTCCGTGGACAGAAAGTAAAACAGGGGCAGTTGCTGGCAACGCTTGAAAATCGCGATCTCTCCGCCGCCGCGCTCGACAACAAAGGTGCCTATGAGCAGGCTGAAGCCGCATATAGCACCAGCCTCGGCGCGACTCTGCCGGAAGAGAACGCAAAAGCGGAGCTGGATGTGCAGACGGCGCAGCAGGAACTGGACGCACAGCAGAAGCTCTATAACAGCCGCCAGGACCTCTTTAAGCAGGGCGCGCTGCCGCGCAAAGATCTTGATGCTGCCGCGGTGTC from Terriglobia bacterium encodes:
- a CDS encoding TolC family protein; translation: MSIAKSITRIALFVAMLFTIVRVSAQEAQPASSTQAPLTLTLQDALNRARANSVAFQAALTDQGIAHEDKVQARAGVLPSVNYNNEFIYTQPNGTPSGVFIANNTVHEYLSQGNVHQALGYSNYADYRRARALEAVARAKAEVAKRGLVVAVVQGYYGLIASQRKYANVQQAASEAQQFLSLSQKLENGGEVAHADVIKAQIQFNDRQRDLREAQLAMDKSRLDLAVLLFPDFNLNFTVVDDAQLAPPLISFDEFVKVAQNRNPDVRASTAGFQAAKFEVASAQSAYFPTLTLDYFYGIDAAHFAAHEPDGTRNLGYAVAATLNIPIWNWGATHSKVVQANLRRKQAQRELTMAQRKLQADMRELYAEAEAAHAELELLKSSADLAAESLRLTILRYQGGESTVLEVVDAQNTLTQARNAFSDGEVRARTAVANLQTLTGTM